A region of Acaryochloris thomasi RCC1774 DNA encodes the following proteins:
- a CDS encoding IS1/IS1595 family N-terminal zinc-binding domain-containing protein → MSPLICPSCGSQKVVKNGRIHNGKQ, encoded by the coding sequence ATGTCACCCCTAATCTGTCCTAGCTGCGGGTCTCAAAAGGTCGTCAAAAACGGTCGCATCCATAACGGCAAGCAA
- a CDS encoding VOC family protein has protein sequence MSLTDQIGTFCWWSLMTKDVEKANAFYQKLFDWKLSEIEIPGHDDSIIYTASKGGFANPVELEEEFPGPSHWIAYITVENVDEACQQAESLGGKVCVPAFDIPTIGRTAVLTDPAGTAFHVFTPATDEGNLNMIGNGPGEICWMELIVDDPDPLLPFYAELVGWKFTDPMPMNGGEYISFKASGEQVADEMIGGILKRPPNVPHMPPVWMSYFSVSSVDVWSEKVASLGGKTVMPKTEIPETGFFACMEDPTGAHFYLFEWFKTNE, from the coding sequence ATGAGTTTGACAGATCAGATCGGCACTTTTTGCTGGTGGAGTTTAATGACGAAGGATGTCGAGAAGGCAAATGCGTTCTATCAAAAACTGTTCGATTGGAAGCTCAGTGAAATAGAAATTCCAGGGCATGATGATTCCATCATCTACACGGCCAGTAAAGGGGGATTTGCGAACCCAGTTGAGCTGGAAGAGGAATTTCCCGGACCAAGTCATTGGATTGCCTATATCACGGTAGAGAACGTGGATGAGGCTTGTCAGCAGGCGGAGTCGCTCGGCGGAAAAGTCTGTGTTCCGGCTTTTGATATCCCTACCATCGGTCGAACTGCAGTACTGACTGATCCGGCTGGAACGGCATTTCATGTTTTTACCCCCGCGACGGATGAGGGCAACCTGAATATGATCGGCAATGGACCGGGTGAAATCTGCTGGATGGAGCTAATTGTTGATGATCCTGATCCCCTCCTGCCTTTCTATGCTGAACTAGTGGGCTGGAAGTTTACAGATCCTATGCCCATGAATGGCGGCGAGTACATAAGCTTTAAAGCTTCCGGTGAACAAGTGGCTGATGAGATGATCGGCGGTATCTTGAAGCGGCCTCCTAACGTACCGCATATGCCGCCTGTATGGATGAGCTACTTCTCCGTGAGTTCTGTGGATGTCTGGTCAGAGAAGGTAGCGTCTTTGGGCGGCAAGACTGTCATGCCAAAAACGGAGATACCTGAGACTGGCTTTTTTGCCTGCATGGAAGATCCGACGGGCGCACACTTTTATCTTTTTGAGTGGTTTAAGACCAATGAGTGA
- a CDS encoding HNH endonuclease: MPTERYRYPDNWEEIATSIKEEAGWVCENCGKVCRRTGESLQDYIKRSQYPAVEVLLHRQRYTLDGAHLDQNPDNSDRSNLRALCRVCHLNYDRKWIGMNMMRRLERAGQMRIPNCI; the protein is encoded by the coding sequence ATGCCCACTGAACGCTACCGATACCCTGACAACTGGGAAGAGATCGCAACCTCGATCAAAGAGGAGGCAGGTTGGGTATGCGAGAATTGCGGTAAGGTCTGCCGCAGGACAGGAGAGAGCCTGCAGGACTATATTAAGCGTAGCCAGTATCCTGCAGTAGAAGTACTGCTGCACCGCCAGCGCTATACCCTCGATGGCGCTCACCTCGACCAGAATCCAGACAATAGCGATCGCAGTAATCTCAGAGCACTCTGCCGGGTCTGCCATCTGAACTACGATCGCAAATGGATCGGCATGAACATGATGCGGAGGCTAGAGAGAGCGGGGCAGATGAGAATACCTAACTGCATCTAG
- a CDS encoding DUF2786 domain-containing protein, with amino-acid sequence MDIEERLRKLLTLSEQGAPGEAENAQRLLEKLLNKYDLALDQIEREASVDCTLTFRNRHERDLTIDVAWYVLKAGNHKYDKSKKNKYRFIGITPAQAVEMEFLYDHHRKELAKVLEAAATAYSVRNLPSPSFDGEKEQPVDELSDTEKIALEFYKAMPRSSPNRQLSEAGSAHAH; translated from the coding sequence GTGGATATCGAGGAACGCTTACGGAAACTTCTGACTCTATCTGAACAGGGCGCACCGGGAGAAGCTGAAAACGCTCAAAGGTTGCTCGAAAAGCTACTAAACAAATACGATCTCGCACTTGATCAGATTGAAAGAGAGGCTTCTGTTGACTGTACTCTAACCTTTAGAAACAGACATGAACGGGATCTAACCATTGATGTCGCTTGGTACGTTCTGAAAGCCGGAAACCATAAGTACGATAAATCTAAGAAAAACAAGTACCGATTCATTGGCATTACTCCAGCTCAAGCTGTGGAGATGGAGTTTCTATACGATCACCACCGGAAAGAACTAGCTAAGGTTCTGGAAGCTGCGGCGACGGCCTACTCAGTTCGCAACCTACCCTCACCTTCTTTCGATGGAGAGAAAGAACAACCTGTCGATGAACTCAGTGATACGGAAAAGATCGCCTTAGAATTCTACAAGGCAATGCCCAGGAGTAGTCCAAACCGTCAGCTATCTGAAGCAGGATCAGCCCATGCCCACTGA
- a CDS encoding PQQ-dependent sugar dehydrogenase, whose translation MRTRSIATVAGLLSGICAIMGCAPAIPVPSDRLSPQADQLPIAAVKLVPIVTGLEHPWGMAWLPDDQILITERPGRLRLVKNGKLAPEPIKGVTAVSTITAQQLFATQQGGLMDIAIHPRFADNRWVYFTYSHGTRDANRTRVARAQFDGQQLDGWQVIFEVAQTKRGGQHFGSRLTWLPDETLLISIGDGGNPPVKLDGDLIRKQAQNRASHLGKVIRIKDDGTIPADNPYVSTEGAAPAVWSYGHRNIQGLTYDPMRKRVWATEHGSRGGDELNWVQSGKNYGWPVVSFSQEYTSNRAVAPATTGPEMVDPKRVWTPSIAPSGLAIYTGDQIPQWRGNLFAGGLVSRSIRRLELDESGSVTAESQITIGQRVRDIRQGPDGYLYVLTDANSGQLLRLEVDPNN comes from the coding sequence ATGCGAACTCGCTCCATTGCTACGGTTGCTGGCCTGCTTTCCGGAATTTGTGCAATTATGGGCTGCGCTCCAGCTATTCCTGTTCCCAGTGATCGCCTGAGTCCCCAAGCTGATCAGCTGCCGATTGCTGCGGTCAAACTCGTGCCGATCGTTACTGGTCTGGAACATCCTTGGGGTATGGCGTGGTTGCCGGATGATCAAATATTAATCACTGAGCGTCCGGGTCGGCTACGCCTCGTAAAAAATGGCAAACTCGCCCCCGAACCGATCAAAGGCGTGACAGCCGTTTCCACCATTACCGCGCAACAATTATTTGCGACTCAACAGGGTGGGCTGATGGATATTGCCATCCATCCCCGCTTTGCCGACAATCGCTGGGTCTATTTCACCTACTCCCACGGCACCCGCGACGCCAATCGGACCCGCGTCGCCCGCGCTCAGTTTGACGGTCAGCAGCTTGATGGCTGGCAAGTGATATTCGAGGTTGCCCAAACCAAGCGTGGTGGTCAACACTTTGGTTCGCGTCTGACTTGGCTGCCGGACGAGACCCTATTGATTTCTATTGGTGATGGTGGCAATCCGCCCGTCAAACTTGATGGTGATCTAATCCGTAAACAAGCCCAAAACCGCGCTAGCCACCTTGGTAAAGTCATTCGCATCAAAGATGATGGCACTATTCCAGCGGATAATCCCTATGTATCCACCGAGGGGGCCGCGCCTGCCGTCTGGAGTTATGGCCATCGCAATATTCAGGGGCTGACCTATGATCCAATGCGGAAAAGAGTTTGGGCGACCGAACATGGCTCACGCGGCGGCGATGAACTGAACTGGGTGCAATCCGGCAAAAACTATGGCTGGCCCGTTGTTTCATTCAGTCAGGAGTACACTAGTAATCGCGCCGTTGCCCCGGCAACCACTGGCCCTGAGATGGTAGATCCAAAGCGCGTATGGACCCCTTCCATTGCGCCCTCGGGGTTAGCCATTTATACGGGAGATCAGATTCCGCAGTGGCGCGGCAATTTGTTCGCTGGCGGACTTGTCTCCCGTAGCATTCGACGGCTCGAACTAGATGAATCAGGGAGCGTGACAGCGGAGTCCCAAATCACTATCGGCCAGCGGGTGCGTGATATCCGCCAGGGGCCAGATGGGTATCTATATGTGCTAACTGATGCTAACTCGGGTCAGCTTTTGCGCCTGGAAGTTGACCCAAACAACTAA